The following proteins come from a genomic window of Streptomyces sp. NBC_01716:
- a CDS encoding AAA family ATPase translates to MTAAGFTKGEDGTGPVTADGMMPLWAVSLGWELRRGRQVIVNGQIRDRWWFDDRPASFRELVAGVLEARGADVVGWWDPVGGLSFPLPGHAERFAELEANRPGAATRSGGTAAPADDRRQTDTRGPRQTDPRGRRGGERERDRSSLLSPRPAGPPRAFDDVVAAVHRLAASPDAATAFVFQDVDHHLPPGEPESNPGYLRLRAAMTDAVTPHSALAGRHPHARNAVLCAVGDVGRLPGWFHLEDPRIATLHIGPPDPSERRLWLTWLRGEFNGAPGATRHDIEALVGATDGMSGWDVEALARTSWLRDAPLQKPDKLLELHRLNVSIDPWTQLDRETVARAGDVLGTRVVGQSKAVDAVAAALQAAFVGIDFGGSGTARPRGAFFFVGPTGVGKTELAKAVAELMFGDQSAYARFDMSEYQQEHAAERLAGAPPGYIGHEQGGELTRRVQERPFSVLLFDEIEKAHPRVLDKFLQILEDGRLTDGRGQTAYFSQCLIIFTSNTGAEAVQDLLSEDDEEVPYAVLEAHFTRAVEEKFRTIGRPEIYGRLKPGVVVFDMLRRKHIVKIADRLLGELTESVRERHQVELVPDTDTLHPWITERMSDPEHQAYGGRQIRNEMERLRAAVVAHFLAHRPAPGSRIRLGTGADGTPWVTTGEGNG, encoded by the coding sequence TCACCAAGGGCGAGGACGGTACGGGGCCCGTCACCGCCGACGGCATGATGCCCCTGTGGGCGGTGTCGCTCGGCTGGGAGCTGCGGCGCGGCCGTCAGGTGATCGTCAACGGGCAGATCCGGGACCGCTGGTGGTTCGACGACCGGCCCGCCTCCTTCCGGGAACTGGTCGCCGGGGTGCTGGAGGCGCGCGGCGCCGATGTGGTGGGCTGGTGGGACCCGGTGGGCGGACTCAGCTTTCCGCTGCCTGGCCACGCGGAGCGCTTCGCCGAGCTGGAGGCGAACCGGCCAGGCGCGGCCACGAGGAGCGGCGGTACGGCCGCACCCGCGGACGACCGGCGACAGACCGACACCCGCGGCCCGCGACAGACCGACCCGCGCGGCCGGCGCGGCGGCGAACGCGAGCGGGACCGGTCGAGCCTGCTCTCCCCCCGCCCGGCCGGCCCCCCGCGCGCCTTCGACGACGTGGTCGCCGCCGTGCACCGGCTCGCCGCCTCCCCCGACGCGGCCACGGCCTTCGTGTTCCAGGACGTCGACCACCATCTCCCGCCCGGCGAGCCGGAGTCGAATCCCGGCTACCTCCGGCTGCGCGCCGCGATGACGGATGCCGTGACCCCCCACTCGGCCCTGGCGGGCCGCCACCCGCACGCCCGCAACGCCGTCCTGTGCGCGGTGGGCGACGTCGGCCGGCTGCCGGGCTGGTTCCACCTGGAGGACCCGCGGATCGCCACCCTGCACATCGGCCCACCGGACCCGAGCGAGCGCCGCCTGTGGCTGACCTGGCTGCGCGGCGAGTTCAACGGCGCCCCGGGCGCCACACGCCACGACATCGAGGCCCTGGTCGGTGCGACCGACGGCATGTCCGGCTGGGACGTCGAAGCGCTCGCCAGGACCTCCTGGCTGCGCGACGCGCCCCTGCAGAAACCGGACAAGCTCCTGGAACTGCACCGGCTGAACGTGAGCATCGACCCGTGGACCCAGTTGGACCGGGAGACCGTCGCCCGCGCGGGCGACGTACTGGGCACCCGAGTGGTCGGCCAGTCCAAAGCCGTCGACGCGGTGGCCGCCGCGCTCCAAGCGGCCTTCGTGGGCATCGACTTCGGCGGCTCCGGCACCGCCCGCCCCCGGGGCGCGTTCTTCTTCGTCGGCCCGACCGGCGTCGGCAAGACCGAACTCGCCAAGGCTGTCGCCGAGTTGATGTTCGGCGACCAGAGCGCGTACGCCCGCTTCGACATGAGCGAGTACCAGCAGGAGCACGCGGCCGAGCGTCTCGCGGGCGCCCCGCCCGGCTACATCGGCCACGAGCAGGGCGGCGAGCTGACCCGGCGAGTGCAGGAACGGCCGTTCAGCGTCCTTCTCTTCGACGAGATAGAGAAGGCGCACCCACGGGTGCTGGACAAGTTCCTCCAGATCCTTGAGGACGGCCGCCTCACCGACGGCCGCGGCCAGACCGCCTACTTCTCCCAGTGCCTGATCATCTTCACCTCCAACACCGGCGCTGAGGCGGTCCAGGATCTGCTGTCCGAAGACGACGAGGAAGTGCCGTACGCCGTCCTGGAGGCACACTTCACCCGGGCCGTGGAGGAGAAGTTCCGGACGATCGGCCGGCCCGAGATCTACGGTCGCCTCAAGCCGGGCGTGGTCGTCTTCGACATGCTGCGGCGCAAGCACATCGTGAAGATCGCCGACCGGCTGCTGGGCGAGCTCACCGAGTCCGTCCGCGAACGCCACCAGGTCGAGTTGGTCCCCGACACGGACACCCTGCACCCCTGGATCACCGAGCGGATGAGCGACCCGGAGCACCAGGCGTACGGCGGACGGCAGATCCGCAACGAGATGGAGCGGCTGCGGGCGGCCGTGGTCGCCCACTTCCTGGCGCACCGCCCGGCCCCGGGGAGCCGCATCCGGCTCGGCACCGGCGCCGACGGCACGCCGTGGGTCACGACCGGGGAAGGGAACGGCTGA